From the genome of Candidatus Defluviilinea proxima:
CTCCGAGCGATGCGAGGCGGCGCGAGGTCAGGCCGTTGCCACAGGCGATGTCGAGGATGTTCGAATCAGGCTGAACATCGAGAAAAGAGGCGAGAACGGGCCAGCAGAGGATGTTGAAGAAGTCGTTACCCTCGTCACCCATGCGTGAGTCCCACACTTCGGCGTTGGAGTCCCAGGCAGATTTTGCGAATTGATTGGGGTCATTTTTCATTGGGTTGTTTTACCATAAAATAGGTGGCAGGCATAATGACCGAACGTCAGGACATATGGGGTATAAAATTGGTACGCAGGCTGATACAATTGAAAGATACGAACATGGGTTAAGGACGCATGAATTCTGTTTTTTGACCGGGATTAGGTGCTTCATGGCGAAAATATTCGTTTCATATTCCAGAAAAGATTCAAAATATGCTCGCAACTTGATCAACTCCATCAAGGAGTTGAAGCATGACCCGTGGGTGGATTGGGAGGATATTCCCCCGGCAACCAACTGGATGGACCAGATCGAGTCTGGCATCGAGAAGTCGGATGCTTTCATTTTCTGCATCAGCCCAGATTCGGTTGCGTCTGAAGTATGTAACGTGGAATTAAGTCACGCCGCGAAATATAACAAACGTATTATCCCCATTGTTCTACGTGAAGTGCCAGCCAAAGATACCAACAATATCATCCGTCAGTTAAATTGGATCTTCTTGCGTGAAGAAGATGATCTTCAAAGTGCGCTTGGCAGACTCAAAGACGCAGTTGAACTCGATTTTGTATGGCTTGCGGAACACAACCGCTTGCTGGAAAAAACACTTGACTGGCATCACGGTAAGACAAATAGTTTGTTGTTGCGCGGCAGTGAATTACATCGCGTGCAAAAAGTTGTAGCAGAAGCAAAAGGTAAAGAACCTTTTCTGACGCCGTTGCAAGAGAAATTCCTGGAGAACAGCATCCAGAATGAGAGAAGAACTTATTTCCTCGGCATGATCGTTGGGATCGTATTGACGATATTGGCCGGGCTTACAGTCTTTGCCCTCGTTCAGAGAAACCTCGCCAAATTTAACGAAAGAGAAGCGACAAAACAAGCCGCGATCGCCTCTGAGAATGCGCTGGTGGCATTGAAGAATGAGCGTGAAGCTAGAAAAGCTCAACAAGAAGCGGAAGATCAGCGCCAGATCGCTGAAGAGCAACGTTCCATTGCAGACGATCAACGCAAGGTTGCGGAAGAACGGGCAAGATTTGCACTGGCACAACAAAGCGCGGCGAGGGCGCAGATCTATCAAAGCCAGCCGGGCGAACTGTATACCAGTACATTGCTGGCGATCAACTCATGGCAAACGGCACCCTCCTCTGAGGCAGAGGAAATTTTACGAAAGAACATCAGCCTTTTGCCGATCCCGGTAAAACAAACACAACGTGATGGCAAGATCAACTCACTCGAGTTCGACAGGCAGGGTGATATGTTCGTCACAGGCGGTGCGGATGGCAATGCCTGTGTGTGGAAGGCGTCAGATGGGGAAATGCAATTTTGTGTAACCAGCTCCGGGGCTGTGAATGACGCGGTATTTAGTCCCAATGGGAAACTGCTTGTGACCGGCGATATGACCGGGCTTGTGCAGATCATCCGCATTGAGGATCAAAATGTGCTGGCCACATACAAGGCTGGTGCCATTGTTTGGGATGTGGACATTCGCAAAGCGGGCGACCAGATCGCTGTCACGCGTGACGATGGCAGGATCACATTGCTCGATACAGCAACGGGTAAACGAAAATATGATTTGCAGGCATCCGGCAGACTCAAGATCGCATCGTTCAGCCCCGACGGAAGATACATTGCCGTGGGTTCGAGTATTGGCGCTGTGACGCTTTGGAATCTTGATGATGGCAAGGCTGTTTCGAGTGGAAGACATAAAGGGGAAGTGCTCGCGCTTGTATTCAGCCCGGATAGTAAGTATCTTGTCACAGGCGGCGCCGATAGCATGGCCGTGGCCGCGAAAACGATCGACGGGCAGGAAGTCTATCGCCTCTTGCACGAAGATTGGGTGCAGGATATCGCCTTCAACCCCGATAACTCATGGTTCGCCACTGTTTCGAATGATCGTCGCATTCGGCTTTGGGATACAGCCGATGGCGATGAACGTTTGCGCATGTCGCAGAATAGTTTTGTGAAGCAGGTCAAGGTTAGTGCGAACGGTCAATGGCTTGCCACCACAGGCGCCGATAAAACTGTGCGTGTGTGGAACGCCTCCACGGGTACCGAGATGTTCCAGATTCCGTTGAAGGGTGAGGGCACGGTGGTTGGTTTCAGTGCGGATGGTACAAGGCTTGTGGAAGGTGACACAACAGGCGAACTCAATGTCTGGGATATTTCTGTGATGCCTGCCCCCGAAAACTATCTCCAATTTCCTGGCTTGGTCGGAGACGTGCATTACAGTCCTTCCGGGGATTGGATGGCCGCTTCAGACGGACCCCGAGTTTGGTTGCTACAACCCGGGCAGTTATCCACGCTGACATCGCGTTCGCTTGGCAGGCCAACTCTCGAAGTGAACGGAAACGTGATGGCCATGGAATTCAGCCCCGACTCAACATGGTTGGGAATTTCCACTGATACCGGGAATGTGACCGTCTACCAGATCAAAAATAGATCATCTCAAACATTCACAACATCCGGCGGTGACCACGAGATAGCCTTTACCTCCGATAATACACGTCTGCTTGTGGGCCAACCCGGCTGGAGTGTGGATGCATGGGACCTGAAAACAAGAGAACAATTGGTTGCTTTCGCCGGTGGTCAACAGGAAGTGATGTCTTTTGCAGTAGGGCCGTCAATGATCGCATTGGGGCTAACGGACAAAGTCACAATATTGAATGATGCCGGTGAAAAGGTACAAGAGATCGATTCTCCCGGTGAGCATTCGCTATTGATGTTCAGTTCAGACGGTTCGTTGCTTGCCTCCAGCAATTCGGCTGGGTTGGTCAATCTCTGGAAAAACACGAATGGGAAGTTCGTCTTTGTCGATTCTATTCGTAAGGATGCTGTGTATTCCATGACCTTCAACCCGGCTGGCAATCGTCTGGCTGTTGGTGCCACGAATGCGGTCTACTTGATCGATACCGCCACAGTAGATGAAGTGGCACGCATCCCGCATGCGGGCAAAGTGGATGGCGTTTCCTATTCAATCGGCGGACAGATCATGGCGACAGCCTCGCTCAAAGCCATCCAGTTTTGGGATGTAACGAAGATCGAAAACGTTCAGGCAGATGCCCTCATTCCGACTGCTTGCTCGCGCCTGACAGCCAATTTCTCCGAAGCGCAGTGGAGTAACCTGTTCGGCAGTGAGCCATATAGAAAACTATGTGAAGCATTGCCATAGTTCAATAAAAGAACTCCGAGTTTTCGCAATGAGAAACTCGGAGTTCTGTATTTAAGAGTGAAAATCTATATTTGCGCCTTACAGCCTGACGTTCCTGATATATAATGATAAAAATCTATCGGGCAATTCAAGAATGAGGCTACCATGGCGAACGAAACCCAACTCAAGACATTTCTCAGTTACTCACGGGCGAACAAGGACTTTGCCATCAGGTTAGCCAAGGAATTGAAATCAGAGGGATTCTCCGTTTGGCTGGATCAGTTGGATATCCCTGCCGGCTCGCGTTGGGATCGGGAAGTTGAAAAAGCACTGAAAGAGTGCGAAATCTTCATGATTATCCTGACATCTGCCTCCGTGGATTCGGAAAATGTGCTGGATGAGATCGGATACGCCATTGATACAGGTAAACGTTTTTTGCCTGTATTACTTGAAAAATGTGATGTTCCTTTTCGCCTAAGGCGTTTTCAATATGTTGATTTTACGAATAAGAACTTTGATGATGGGGTGGAATCAGCCAAAGACTTGCTTAGAAACCTGATTGCACAAACTACAACTTCACAGAGAACCCAACCTGAGTCTCAAGGGCAAACAACTCAACCTGATACGGGACAAGTTGCCACACAAAAAGCCGAGGAGGAGCGGCTTGCCCAAGTCAAGGCCGATACCGAGCGAAAAGCCAAGGAAGAAGCGGATCGTCTCGCTGCGCAGAAAGCTGAATCAGATCGAGTAGCCAAACAAAAGGTAGAAGAGGAACGGCTCGCTCAAGTCAAAGCGAAGGAAGAAGCGGACCGAATTGCCAAGGCAGAAGCAAAGGGTAAAACGAAAGACAAATCCACGCCCGCTAAAAAGAGACCTGTCTTAAAAGGGATTGTAATTGGCATTGTTGTGATCGTTTTATGTGCCATTGTTGGTATTGGATTTAACATTCTCTCCAATAGGAATACTCCAACTCCGGACGTTGAAGGCGGCGTAATCCATTATGATCTTGATTGTTACGATATGAATGTTAGCAATGAGGACAGAAAAACAGTTCCTCTGTACAGTGGGGCTACAGTTGTTGTATCTCTTCAACATTGTGAGTCCGGGACATATAAATCGACAGGCTCCATTACGCCAAATTCTTCGATCGATTCTTACCTGACGAATGTTTCTGAATTTAAAATTACGGGAAATGCATACTTGGAGATTCATGGAAATAAGATATTTAAGTGGACGTTTGCAGCAACCCCGTAAGGATTACAGAAGAAAATAATCGCAAAGTAAAAAATCTGCCGAAGTCATTTGACTTCGGCAGATTTTTATAAACTTCAGGTATTGATATGACTGAATATGCTTACAGTCCAGCCGCGCTCTTGAGAGCTTCGGCTTTGTCAGTGCGTTCCCAGGGGAATTGGACATCGTCACGGCCAAAGTGACCGTAGGCGGCGGTTTGGCGATAGATCGGCTTGCGCAGGCCAAGGTCACGGATGATCGCGCCGGGGCGCAGATCAAAGTATTGGCTGATGAGGTCCGCGATGTGTTCGTCTGAGATCTTGGCGGTGCCAAAGGTTTCAACGTTCACAGAAAGCGGATGTGCTACACCGATGGCGTAAGAGACCTGTACTTCCACGCGGTCAGCGATGCCAGCGGCTACGATGTTCTTCGCAACATAACGCGCGGCGTACGCGGCGGAGCGATCCACTTTTGTGGGATCCTTACCGCTGAATGCGCCGCCACCGTGACGACCCATGCCGCCGTAGGTATCTACGATAATCTTGCGGCCGGTCAAGCCAGCGTCGCCCATGGGGCCACCGACAACGAAACGGCCGGTCGGGTTGACGTAGACTTTGATGTTGTTATCCACCAATTCTTTGGGCAGAGCGGGCATGATGAGTTGATCTGTGACAACTTCGGCGATCTCAGCTTGTGAGACTTCCGGTGCGTGTTGAGTGGAGATCAGGACGGTGTCCACGCGAACGGGCTTGCCCTTCGAGTATTCGATCGTCACCTGGCTCTTCGCATCTGGACGAAGCCAGGGAATGGTTCCGTTTTTACGAAGCTCGCTTTGCCGACGAGTTAACTTGTGTGCGAGGTAGATCGGCAACGGCATGAGGGTGGGGGTTTCATTACAAGCAAAGCCGAACATCATACCCTGATCGCCTGCGCCGATGGATTCAACTTCCTCATCAGTGAGGTGATGTCCATCACGTGTTTCGAGCGCGTTGTTCACGCCCATGGCGATATCGCCAGATTGTTTGGCAATGGCGACGAGAACACCGCAGGTGTTGCCATCGAAACCTTTGTCGCTTGAGTCGTAGCCGATCTCGTTGATGACCTTGCGGGCCAGTTCATCGTAATTGATCTGCGCCTTGGTTGTGATCTCGCCCAACAATGCGACGAAGCCGGTCTTGGTAGCGGTCTCGCAGGCAACGCGTGAGCGTGGATCCTGTTCGAGACATGCATCCAGCACTGCGTCAGAGATCTGATCGCAGAGCTTGTCGGGGTGTCCTTCAGTCACTGATTCAGACGTGAACATCAGTTTTGAGGACGTCATAAAAGTGTTGCTCATTTGTTTATTTCTCCTTAAGAAAATAAGATTGCCCCATCAGACGAACAAGAAAGGGCAATCTCATATTTTTCGATTGTAGCCCTCTCATCTCCCAGGACATCCGTCTGTCGGAATTGGCACCTTTTCAACGTGATCTAATGAGAACCTTTGTTGATAGGTTGTCGAGGCATCGCAGGGCCGTTCCCTCCGCCTCTCTGGATAAGAGCGCCTTGTGGGGCTATTGAATTGTGTTTGGATATTACCACATGGAAAACGTTGAGTCAATTAAATAACTTGTTATTAATGAATTGTTATTGACTCACTGCACAGCGAAATCCAATGCGTGGTGAAAAGTCACCGAGATATTCTTTTGAATTTTCCAAAGCGTTTAGATCTGAACCCAACACAGATGAACGCTTCGATACGCGGATGTTGATCTCTGCATCACCCAAACTTCCACCGCGTACTACACGGAAGAAATTGGAACTCGTCTGTGGCCCCAGTGGATTCACTGTTTCGGCATTTGCGTAATAATTGGAATTATAAAAATCATTCGTCCATTCAGCGACGTTGCCTGCCATATCCAATACGCCAAACGGACTGGCTCCCAATGGGTAACTCCCTACACGTGATGTATCTTTGACCATAAAGTTGAAGTTGGTAAATCGTTCATCAGATTTATCTTCGCCCCATGGGAAAGTTCGCAGGTCATCACCGCGTGCGGCGCGTTCCCATTCCGCTTCAGTGGGGAGACGCTCACCGGCCCATTCGCAGTATGTTTTTGCCTGCCCCCATGTCACATGCACAACGGGATAATCTTTAAACTCAGAGATGTTGTAGTATTCCTGTCTTCGTTGTGACCCAAGGTTTTGTGGGAGCGTACACTTGCCAGCGCTGACACATAATTGATACATGGCATTCGTTACTTCGAGTTGGTCCATCCAGAACGCGTCGAGCGTGACATCATGAGCAGGGAATTCATCCGGCGCGGCGCGGACGTCATAGCCACCCATGTGAAGTATTCCCGCTGGGATATACACCTGTGGCATGCCGTTGATGGATGACACACGTACATTCAGAGGCTCTTCCGTTGGCGCAATTGCCGGTGTGACAATAACCTCAACGGTTGCACTCGGAGCTACAGTGGGCATAGCTGTGGAAGTAGATGGCACTGTTGAAGTTGATTCGACTACGGGAGTTTGAGTCTGCCCTGCGCATGCGGTGATGATGAAGATGAACAATAGGGTCGGGATATATTTTTTCATGGATTGTCCTGAATTAACACAAAGTGACAGCCACCTTGTAGATAGATGGCTGTCACTTAAGTATAGTATTGCTAAGGCGTGGCTCCCACAAAGCTCAATGCATACAAAGCATCTTCATATCCCGGGTGGACGGATAATGCCTTGCGCCAGTTCTCGACCGCGCCTTTGACATCATCTTTGCGATAGAGCGCCCAACCGTGCCAGAGCCATGTCTCTTCAGACATTTGTGTTCGTTGTAAAGCGTAATCGGTCAACACTAACAGATCATCGGTTCGATGGGCGTGGAAGTTGGCGAGGAACGGGCCGAATTGATAACGGAACATGCGTTGTGGCAAGCCAAGTTCACGCGCCTTGTCATATGCAACATTGGCTTCATCGTAACGCTCAAAGTAGACGAGATTACTGCCAAGGTTGAACCACGCGAATGAGTCCGATGGGTCGGTGATAGTAGCGGCCTCAGATGCGGCAAGGCTGTTTTGGCGATTCAAGTCCGGGTCCCAATTTGAGCCGAGCAGTCCCTTCATCTCCTCTTCCTGATCGGGGAGATAAAGAACGATATATAAATAGTTGAACGGCTTCCATTCATCCAGTGTTTTGGTGTATTCCACTTTTTGATCGGGGCCTCGATAGGCATCCTGCACAGTGAAGGTTTGAGTGGCATCATCGTAGCCAGTGACCAGAAGATAATGCGCGGCCCATAGATCATCGTCAGGCCAGCCGGTGTCATCGGGGTTAAGAGACGTGGTACCTTCGATGATGACGGGATATCCTTTGGAGACGAGACGTTTGAGCGTATCAAGATCGCCGCCCACACGGTACTCGATGCGAAGCCAACCCGCGTAATTGCGTACCCAATATGCGAGTTCCTCGGGGTTCACATTGCGGTCACCCGTGACTGGTTTGATGACATCCGAAATATCTTTTTGTGAGCCATTCCAGCCAAAGATGTGAAGCATCATCGACAATGCCGCCGGGCCACAATTATTTGGCGATTGTTTTTCGTATGGAGGGGAAGTGATGAACGCCTGCGGCGGAAGCGGCTCAAGCGTGGACGTGGGGACTGGTACAGTCTCGATTGCCTGTTGTGTCGGGACAGCGGTTTGCGTGGGCGTCACCGGCGTGGATGTTGCGATACTTGTTGGGTTGGGAACGGCGGTGGGCACACTACCGACGGGATTGATGACATTCTGCACGTAGATCTTTGCGACTTCGAATCTCCATGCAACACGTTCCTTGATGGCAGGGATTTGCAAAAGGAGAATGCCGAGCACAAGAATGCCCAAACCAGCGAATGCGATATTTCTCTTTGACATGATAGGGGGACGACCTTTACGGTCATCCCCGGGGATGTTTCTGTTTAACATGCGGAAAGTTTACCAGAGTTGAATGAGTCTAATTTAATCCATGTCCCAACAACTTCAACGCCGCCGCAACGGATGGGTCGGTGTCGAAGTAGAACGTTGTCCAATCAGCATAGGCCTCAATATCTGTAACAATGCCAGTTTGTTCCCAATCGGTATCCGAGAACGCGGAATCGAATTTCTCAGCGGCGATCCAAAGCACAGATCCATCCTCAAACGTGGACCCGTGCAAGACTTCCACATTTCCCAAGCTGGTCTTACCGGTGATCTTTGCGTGGCGGGCATCTTTCATAACACCTGCGAAGATCTCACCGAAACTTGCTGTGCCCTCGCCGACCATCACCACAAGTGGAACGGTCTGTGAATTGTTGACCGGGTTGGCTTTGATCTCCAGTGGGCGTGAAGCATCGCGGCTCACGAAGTTTCCAAGCCTCCCTTCGGTAAAGAAGGAAAGGATCGGGTAAAGAACTGTACTGCTCCCGCCTCCGTTTAAGCGCACATCCAGTATCAATCCATCGAGTTGACCGAATTCTTTCAAGGCGTTTTCGATCTGTGGCGGTAAGGTTTCATCAAAGAAAGATGGGATAAAGATATAGCCGATGCGTGACCCGTCGTTAGTAGAAACGAGACGCGCGTCGATCGGTATATTTCCCTCCACTTTTGTGCGCATCACGATCACATCACGCGGCGCCTCGCCGGGTGATTGCACTTTCAACACCACGGCCGTGCATTCCGGTCCGCGTGTGAGTCTGGTGTCTTCTGG
Proteins encoded in this window:
- a CDS encoding TIR domain-containing protein, coding for MAKIFVSYSRKDSKYARNLINSIKELKHDPWVDWEDIPPATNWMDQIESGIEKSDAFIFCISPDSVASEVCNVELSHAAKYNKRIIPIVLREVPAKDTNNIIRQLNWIFLREEDDLQSALGRLKDAVELDFVWLAEHNRLLEKTLDWHHGKTNSLLLRGSELHRVQKVVAEAKGKEPFLTPLQEKFLENSIQNERRTYFLGMIVGIVLTILAGLTVFALVQRNLAKFNEREATKQAAIASENALVALKNEREARKAQQEAEDQRQIAEEQRSIADDQRKVAEERARFALAQQSAARAQIYQSQPGELYTSTLLAINSWQTAPSSEAEEILRKNISLLPIPVKQTQRDGKINSLEFDRQGDMFVTGGADGNACVWKASDGEMQFCVTSSGAVNDAVFSPNGKLLVTGDMTGLVQIIRIEDQNVLATYKAGAIVWDVDIRKAGDQIAVTRDDGRITLLDTATGKRKYDLQASGRLKIASFSPDGRYIAVGSSIGAVTLWNLDDGKAVSSGRHKGEVLALVFSPDSKYLVTGGADSMAVAAKTIDGQEVYRLLHEDWVQDIAFNPDNSWFATVSNDRRIRLWDTADGDERLRMSQNSFVKQVKVSANGQWLATTGADKTVRVWNASTGTEMFQIPLKGEGTVVGFSADGTRLVEGDTTGELNVWDISVMPAPENYLQFPGLVGDVHYSPSGDWMAASDGPRVWLLQPGQLSTLTSRSLGRPTLEVNGNVMAMEFSPDSTWLGISTDTGNVTVYQIKNRSSQTFTTSGGDHEIAFTSDNTRLLVGQPGWSVDAWDLKTREQLVAFAGGQQEVMSFAVGPSMIALGLTDKVTILNDAGEKVQEIDSPGEHSLLMFSSDGSLLASSNSAGLVNLWKNTNGKFVFVDSIRKDAVYSMTFNPAGNRLAVGATNAVYLIDTATVDEVARIPHAGKVDGVSYSIGGQIMATASLKAIQFWDVTKIENVQADALIPTACSRLTANFSEAQWSNLFGSEPYRKLCEALP
- a CDS encoding TIR domain-containing protein, translating into MANETQLKTFLSYSRANKDFAIRLAKELKSEGFSVWLDQLDIPAGSRWDREVEKALKECEIFMIILTSASVDSENVLDEIGYAIDTGKRFLPVLLEKCDVPFRLRRFQYVDFTNKNFDDGVESAKDLLRNLIAQTTTSQRTQPESQGQTTQPDTGQVATQKAEEERLAQVKADTERKAKEEADRLAAQKAESDRVAKQKVEEERLAQVKAKEEADRIAKAEAKGKTKDKSTPAKKRPVLKGIVIGIVVIVLCAIVGIGFNILSNRNTPTPDVEGGVIHYDLDCYDMNVSNEDRKTVPLYSGATVVVSLQHCESGTYKSTGSITPNSSIDSYLTNVSEFKITGNAYLEIHGNKIFKWTFAATP
- a CDS encoding methionine adenosyltransferase, whose translation is MTSSKLMFTSESVTEGHPDKLCDQISDAVLDACLEQDPRSRVACETATKTGFVALLGEITTKAQINYDELARKVINEIGYDSSDKGFDGNTCGVLVAIAKQSGDIAMGVNNALETRDGHHLTDEEVESIGAGDQGMMFGFACNETPTLMPLPIYLAHKLTRRQSELRKNGTIPWLRPDAKSQVTIEYSKGKPVRVDTVLISTQHAPEVSQAEIAEVVTDQLIMPALPKELVDNNIKVYVNPTGRFVVGGPMGDAGLTGRKIIVDTYGGMGRHGGGAFSGKDPTKVDRSAAYAARYVAKNIVAAGIADRVEVQVSYAIGVAHPLSVNVETFGTAKISDEHIADLISQYFDLRPGAIIRDLGLRKPIYRQTAAYGHFGRDDVQFPWERTDKAEALKSAAGL
- a CDS encoding SUMF1/EgtB/PvdO family nonheme iron enzyme; translation: MKKYIPTLLFIFIITACAGQTQTPVVESTSTVPSTSTAMPTVAPSATVEVIVTPAIAPTEEPLNVRVSSINGMPQVYIPAGILHMGGYDVRAAPDEFPAHDVTLDAFWMDQLEVTNAMYQLCVSAGKCTLPQNLGSQRRQEYYNISEFKDYPVVHVTWGQAKTYCEWAGERLPTEAEWERAARGDDLRTFPWGEDKSDERFTNFNFMVKDTSRVGSYPLGASPFGVLDMAGNVAEWTNDFYNSNYYANAETVNPLGPQTSSNFFRVVRGGSLGDAEINIRVSKRSSVLGSDLNALENSKEYLGDFSPRIGFRCAVSQ
- a CDS encoding C39 family peptidase; the encoded protein is MSKRNIAFAGLGILVLGILLLQIPAIKERVAWRFEVAKIYVQNVINPVGSVPTAVPNPTSIATSTPVTPTQTAVPTQQAIETVPVPTSTLEPLPPQAFITSPPYEKQSPNNCGPAALSMMLHIFGWNGSQKDISDVIKPVTGDRNVNPEELAYWVRNYAGWLRIEYRVGGDLDTLKRLVSKGYPVIIEGTTSLNPDDTGWPDDDLWAAHYLLVTGYDDATQTFTVQDAYRGPDQKVEYTKTLDEWKPFNYLYIVLYLPDQEEEMKGLLGSNWDPDLNRQNSLAASEAATITDPSDSFAWFNLGSNLVYFERYDEANVAYDKARELGLPQRMFRYQFGPFLANFHAHRTDDLLVLTDYALQRTQMSEETWLWHGWALYRKDDVKGAVENWRKALSVHPGYEDALYALSFVGATP
- a CDS encoding PDZ domain-containing protein, which translates into the protein MKIKRIAFGALVLSLLACNFVTQMIVPPTATPVPTFTPTVTVTPTPTQLVPAFIPPQCKSRPVATLSPDDVVQPIQTFDVKEISKSKQLRILNEIKSIVEDKYVYPDYNGKDWDGIVARYRAMVEAGMETQEFYFQMQAMIDELQDDHSSFISPVEVEASDAELKGESEFVGVGIYSNINPDNNSLVVISTFPGSPAEYAGLQSHDSILALDGKPISPEDTRLTRGPECTAVVLKVQSPGEAPRDVIVMRTKVEGNIPIDARLVSTNDGSRIGYIFIPSFFDETLPPQIENALKEFGQLDGLILDVRLNGGGSSTVLYPILSFFTEGRLGNFVSRDASRPLEIKANPVNNSQTVPLVVMVGEGTASFGEIFAGVMKDARHAKITGKTSLGNVEVLHGSTFEDGSVLWIAAEKFDSAFSDTDWEQTGIVTDIEAYADWTTFYFDTDPSVAAALKLLGHGLN